TCGTGTTCCTCGTCGTTGCTGCGGGCGCTCTTGAGAATTTCCTGTCGCCTCAAGGCGCGTTGTTCCGCATCCTCGGCGCTGTCGTAGAATCCCCTGCGGAATGCCTTCTCCAGTGACTTAAATAGCCCTGCGCGGCGAGCCATCGTTCGACTTTGCCGCTCGATATCCAACAGCTCCCGCGTCAGCTCGAAATGGATCTGGTCGTCGCCACAGATCTCCTTCAGAACACGCATCTCGTCCGCCCCAAGCACCAGATTGTCATCGAGGCGCGGGCCGGGGTAGGGGGCGCCCACGGCCTGCTCGTAGATGGCAGGCAGGTTGTCCTCGAGCTCGTGCTTCTCGAGAACCCACAGGCGCCGGATCTCCGCCAGTTCTGGCAATGTGATGAGCTCGATCGAACGAACGATGTCGGGGCCGTGTTCGCGGATATGCTTTTGCGCCTGCAGGACCTTGCGCAGCCAATGTTCCCGCGCCTGCTGCGTGTACGGCCCTGGGATTACCCGGTCCTTGAAGAGCTGCACTGCGCCATTCATTCGCCTGAAATCACGCAGCTTGCGATCGTCTGCATCGAGCTCGTTGCGCAGTTCCAGCAAGGGGAGCATCCACTCCTTCTCCTGATCGTTCTGGATCATGGCGTGCATCGACTTGTCTTTCTCCACAAGCGTGCAAACCCAGCATCCGAAACGACTGTCTCCGCAGCTGGGCGTCGACGAATCGATCACCAAGGGGCACTCGCCATCGGCTGAGGCGCCTTGGTACATGGTGAGTAGGTCCTTGTTCGGAAACCCCCAGGGGTTCTTGACCTGCATGAGGAACGTCCAGACGTCATCGTTGGTCCAGGTTTCCACGGGCGTGTAGACGTAGGAGTTCTGCAGGTTCGCGTTCGGCGACAGGCGCTCGCGGATGCGCTGACCCTCCAGGCGGTCCATCACGCGCGCGCGCGCATGGCTCTCGGCCTTGCGCATGCCCAAGACGAGAATCGCCTCGCCGCTTCTCTTCACGACGTCGGAAATGAATCGGTTCGAAGGATGGATCTTGAGCCGCTCCGTGCACCATCGGAACTTCGGGCGGGGCGCGGGATAGCCACGGCCGATCAAGTTCACCCAGAACGTGTTCGTCGGGTCCGGGGTCAGGCGATGCGTGGTGAATGGCAGCCCTTCGGCTGCGGCGCGGTCGGCCATGTGATCGAGGGATCGCGCCACCCAAGCGGCGACGATGGGATTCTCGACCAGCGTATCGGTGCTGATCACATACACGGGCTTCGTGCGCTCTTCTGCCGGCAGCTTGGACAACGCCAACCAAACCAACTGCAAGGTGGCAGTGGAGTCCTTGCCCCCACTGTAGCCGACGACCCAGGGAATGGAGTCGGCCCGATAGAGCGCGGTGATCTCTTCTAGCAGCAAAGAAATGGTTTGCTTGAAGCCTAGCTCCGCAAACGCACTCGCTACCTTCGCTGTCTTGGCCTTAGGCTGCACGGTGTCCCCTTGCGTGCGCATCCTCGTGCCGCTGCTCTTCTGGTGTGAGTTTCATACCCATTTTGGTTTTTATGAGGTTGGTGGTGAGGACCACGTTCTGGAACGACTTCGACACATTGCCGCCGATCGTGGCGCGGCCTTCCCATTCAGAGCTGGTCCGCTGCCAGTCAATCTGCCGTAAGCCCTTCAGCTTCGTTTTCCATGAGCCGCGCTGGGGCAGCATGTGGCCTGCGACACGGCCGAGCGCATGCAGCACGACGCCGTGCGCATGCAGGTACTGGTTTCGAAAGGCACCGGACGTCATGCTGCCTTGCTGGACGGCCTGCCATTCCGGGAACTGCGCGTAGATTTCTTGCCAGAACGAGACGACGAGCTCCTCGCGCTCCTGGGTGTCCAGGTCGTGATTGGCCAGCATCGCTCCAGTCGCGGTGGAGAGCGCGCTCAGCGTGAACAATGCCTTGGACCCAGGGGACAGGCTGGAGCGTTCCAACTCGATCAGAGGTTTCAGTTCGGGCAGCCGCTCGAC
The window above is part of the Pseudoxanthomonas sp. X-1 genome. Proteins encoded here:
- the dndC gene encoding DNA phosphorothioation system sulfurtransferase DndC, which produces MRTQGDTVQPKAKTAKVASAFAELGFKQTISLLLEEITALYRADSIPWVVGYSGGKDSTATLQLVWLALSKLPAEERTKPVYVISTDTLVENPIVAAWVARSLDHMADRAAAEGLPFTTHRLTPDPTNTFWVNLIGRGYPAPRPKFRWCTERLKIHPSNRFISDVVKRSGEAILVLGMRKAESHARARVMDRLEGQRIRERLSPNANLQNSYVYTPVETWTNDDVWTFLMQVKNPWGFPNKDLLTMYQGASADGECPLVIDSSTPSCGDSRFGCWVCTLVEKDKSMHAMIQNDQEKEWMLPLLELRNELDADDRKLRDFRRMNGAVQLFKDRVIPGPYTQQAREHWLRKVLQAQKHIREHGPDIVRSIELITLPELAEIRRLWVLEKHELEDNLPAIYEQAVGAPYPGPRLDDNLVLGADEMRVLKEICGDDQIHFELTRELLDIERQSRTMARRAGLFKSLEKAFRRGFYDSAEDAEQRALRRQEILKSARSNDEEHDLLNLKLIDEREDESVPGAIS